In Capillimicrobium parvum, a genomic segment contains:
- a CDS encoding class I SAM-dependent methyltransferase, with amino-acid sequence MPLPQALRRLAPDRLRDDPRLRAVAVGAGLIPPRTMHSDAERELLQRLGRDAGRVVEIGVYEGSSAVALAQVMGPGQELHLIDPFGHHASALPSGWGATERASRRVVARAARHDGPRVVWHVAFSHDVAPRWSAGPIGLLFIDGDHAEAGVQRDWDDWHDLVAPGGHVLFHDAREGRPEGRGLPGPTAVVDRLLRGPADPAAGWSIAAEVDRTVAVRRAS; translated from the coding sequence ATGCCGCTGCCCCAGGCCCTGCGCCGCCTCGCTCCCGATCGCCTGCGCGACGACCCGCGCCTGCGCGCCGTCGCCGTGGGCGCGGGGCTCATCCCGCCCCGCACGATGCACTCCGACGCCGAGCGCGAGCTGCTGCAGCGCCTGGGCCGCGATGCGGGCCGGGTCGTCGAGATCGGCGTCTACGAGGGCAGCTCGGCCGTCGCGCTCGCCCAGGTGATGGGCCCGGGCCAGGAGCTGCACCTCATCGACCCCTTCGGCCACCACGCGTCGGCGCTGCCGAGCGGCTGGGGCGCCACCGAGCGCGCGAGCCGCCGTGTCGTCGCCCGTGCCGCCCGCCACGACGGCCCGCGCGTCGTCTGGCATGTCGCCTTCAGCCACGACGTCGCGCCGCGCTGGAGCGCCGGGCCGATCGGCCTGCTCTTCATCGACGGCGACCACGCCGAGGCGGGCGTCCAGCGCGACTGGGACGACTGGCACGACCTCGTCGCCCCGGGCGGCCACGTGCTGTTCCACGACGCGCGCGAGGGTCGCCCCGAGGGGCGCGGCCTGCCCGGCCCGACCGCCGTGGTCGACCGCCTGCTGCGCGGTCCCGCCGATCCGGCCGCCGGGTGGTCGATCGCCGCCGAGGTCGACCGCACCGTGGCGGTCCGGCGCGCGTCCTGA
- a CDS encoding DNA-3-methyladenine glycosylase family protein gives MTPGTARAADEHLRASDPVMAALIEAFGPLPERAPSDDHYAAIVRSIVGQQLSTKAARAIHARLLDVFGGNEPSPRQILAADPEELRAAAGLSRAKVAFLRSLAEHIESGELELDRLDELPDEEVTAELVAVKGVGVWTAHMFLMFQLERPDVLPVGDLGIRRAVERAYRLREPPSATELEALAEPWRPWRTVACRYLWRSLDNAPE, from the coding sequence ATGACGCCGGGGACGGCGCGGGCGGCGGACGAGCACCTGCGCGCGAGCGATCCGGTGATGGCCGCGCTCATCGAGGCCTTCGGGCCGCTGCCCGAGCGCGCGCCGTCGGACGACCACTACGCCGCGATCGTGCGCTCCATCGTCGGCCAGCAGCTCTCGACGAAGGCGGCGCGGGCCATCCACGCGCGGCTGCTCGACGTCTTCGGAGGCAACGAGCCGTCCCCGCGGCAGATCCTCGCCGCCGACCCGGAGGAGCTGCGCGCGGCCGCGGGGCTGTCGCGGGCGAAGGTCGCCTTCCTGCGGTCCCTCGCCGAGCACATCGAGTCGGGCGAGCTCGAGCTCGACCGGCTTGACGAGCTGCCCGACGAGGAGGTCACCGCCGAGCTGGTGGCGGTCAAGGGCGTCGGCGTGTGGACCGCCCACATGTTCCTCATGTTCCAGCTCGAGCGCCCGGACGTCCTGCCGGTCGGGGATCTCGGCATCCGGCGCGCCGTCGAGCGGGCCTACCGCCTGCGCGAGCCGCCCAGCGCGACCGAGCTGGAGGCGCTCGCCGAGCCGTGGCGCCCGTGGCGCACGGTGGCCTGCCGGTACCTCTGGCGGTCGTTGGACAACGCGCCGGAATGA
- a CDS encoding chlorite dismutase family protein: protein MPERHFVKYTFLKMDPAWRRLPSAERAEHKREFVAACEDFADDHLLQSFSLMGTRGDAEIMLVSEAENLDRIHEFHVVLAQSGLMRWADQPYSFLGMRKGSEYSDEKRLVPRPFRGKYLFVYPFVKTRAWYALDGQERWRIMQEHITVGREYPNVDNHTTYCFGLDDQEFVVAFDTDDVGAFLDLVQRLRTTEASSFTLRDTPSFTCIAASLERAVNALDGEALVREPAGVAAPRAAG, encoded by the coding sequence ATGCCCGAACGTCATTTCGTGAAGTACACCTTCCTGAAGATGGATCCGGCCTGGCGGCGGCTGCCCTCGGCCGAGCGCGCCGAGCACAAGCGCGAGTTCGTCGCCGCATGCGAGGACTTCGCCGACGACCACCTGCTGCAGTCGTTCAGCCTGATGGGCACGCGCGGCGACGCGGAGATCATGCTGGTCTCCGAGGCGGAGAACCTCGACCGCATCCACGAGTTCCACGTCGTGCTGGCCCAGTCGGGCCTGATGCGGTGGGCGGACCAGCCATATTCGTTTCTCGGGATGCGCAAGGGCTCGGAGTACTCCGACGAGAAGCGCCTCGTTCCCCGGCCCTTCCGCGGCAAGTACCTGTTCGTCTATCCGTTCGTGAAGACCCGCGCCTGGTACGCACTGGACGGGCAGGAACGCTGGCGCATCATGCAGGAGCACATCACGGTCGGGCGCGAGTACCCCAACGTGGACAACCACACGACCTACTGCTTCGGCCTCGACGACCAGGAGTTCGTCGTCGCGTTCGACACCGACGACGTCGGCGCCTTCCTCGACCTCGTCCAGCGCCTGCGCACGACCGAGGCATCGAGCTTCACGCTGCGCGACACGCCCTCGTTCACCTGCATCGCCGCGTCGCTGGAGCGCGCGGTCAACGCGCTCGACGGCGAGGCGCTGGTGCGCGAGCCGGCGGGCGTCGCGGCGCCGCGCGCCGCGGGCTGA